Proteins co-encoded in one Streptomyces sp. JH34 genomic window:
- the phoU gene encoding phosphate signaling complex protein PhoU, whose protein sequence is MRDAYHEELDSIGEGLVEMARLVGSAIGRATTSMLDADLKLAESVIAADQKVDDLQHDLEARAIALLARQQPVATDLRIVVTSLRMSADLERSGDLAQHVAKLARLRFPESAVPHDLHATILEMGQLAQRLMAKAAEVIITKDVDLALQLEQDDDEMDLLHRTLFQHLMDDRWKHGIETAVDVTLLGRYYERFADHAVSVAKRVVYLVTGEHADEIQAAAPVDGA, encoded by the coding sequence ATGCGCGACGCTTATCACGAGGAACTCGATTCGATCGGCGAGGGCCTGGTCGAGATGGCCCGGCTCGTCGGCTCGGCGATCGGACGGGCCACGACGTCCATGCTCGACGCCGATCTCAAGCTCGCCGAGAGCGTGATCGCCGCGGACCAGAAGGTCGACGACCTGCAGCACGACCTGGAGGCCCGCGCCATCGCGCTGCTGGCACGCCAGCAGCCGGTCGCCACCGATCTGCGGATCGTGGTCACCTCGCTGCGGATGAGCGCCGACCTGGAGCGCTCGGGCGACCTCGCCCAGCACGTGGCCAAGCTGGCACGGCTGCGCTTCCCCGAGTCGGCGGTGCCGCACGACCTGCACGCGACCATCCTGGAGATGGGACAGCTCGCCCAGCGGCTCATGGCGAAGGCCGCCGAGGTGATCATCACGAAGGACGTCGACCTGGCGCTCCAGCTGGAGCAGGACGACGACGAGATGGACCTGCTGCACCGGACGCTGTTCCAGCACCTGATGGACGACCGCTGGAAGCACGGCATCGAGACCGCCGTCGACGTCACCCTGCTCGGCCGCTACTACGAGCGCTTCGCCGACCACGCCGTGTCGGTCGCCAAGCGCGTCGTCTACCTGGTCACGGGTGAGCACGCGGACGAGATCCAGGCGGCGGCGCCGGTGGACGGGGCCTGA